In Haliaeetus albicilla chromosome 31, bHalAlb1.1, whole genome shotgun sequence, the genomic window agcagagcttgtgtccacatggcagcagctgcctggggcagtgggtttctCCATGCTGTGCTACACACTTCCAATACATTTTCAATACCACTCTGCAAgggcaatgctgtggaccagttcttctgtgaaatcccccacATCCTCAAGCTCGCCTGCTTGGACTCCTTCTTCAGGGAAGTTGGGGTACTTGTGGTTAGTGTCCTTGTGCACttctattgttttgttttcattgtgctgtcctataGGCAGATcgtcagggctgtgctgaggatcccctctgagcagggacagcacaaagccttttccacgtgcctccctcacctggctgtGGTCTCCTTGTTTGTAATCACTGGTGtttttgcctacctgaagccccctTCCAtatcctccccatccctggacctgctgctggcagttctgtactcagtggtgcctccggcagtgaaccccctcatctacagcatgaggaaccaTGAGATCAAGAATGGTATTAGGAAACTGATTTCATGGACTCCTGTTTAGCACCAAGAAACATCCCATCTCTCCACAAATGACTGCCAGGGTATTCCACACCAGTCCtgattttcttgttgtttttgttgttctctttaTTGTTACTGTAATTGTTATTCTTCATTTATAATGTTCCTACAGTAATGTTTGGAGTCCTTTTACTTCTACAGAGGTATGAACCCCCTCTTTCTTACCTGGAGCCTCTCTAAAGGTGTCTAATGCTTGTTGAGAGCTGAACACACTACAACATCTGTGTAGTA contains:
- the LOC138683190 gene encoding olfactory receptor 14C36-like, with product MPNSSSMTEFLLLEFADTRELQLLHFWLFLGIYLAALLANGLIITAVACDHRLHTPMYFFLLNLSLLDLGAISTTVPKAMANSLWNTRAISHPGCAAQVFLFTFLMSAELYLLTVMAYDRYVAICKPLHYGTLLGSRACVHMAAAAWGSGFLHAVLHTSNTFSIPLCKGNAVDQFFCEIPHILKLACLDSFFREVGVLVVSVLVHFYCFVFIVLSYRQIVRAVLRIPSEQGQHKAFSTCLPHLAVVSLFVITGVFAYLKPPSISSPSLDLLLAVLYSVVPPAVNPLIYSMRNHEIKNGIRKLISWTPV